The Mycobacterium seoulense genomic interval GACCCGCTGCGCCCGGCTGCGTCATTCGTGGCGACCCGCTGCGCCCGGCTGCGTCATTCGTGGCGACCCGCTGCGCCCGGCTACGGCCGCGCTTGCGATCGCCACGGCCGCGCTTGCGATCACCGACCGATGCGGTCGATCACGGCCGACAGCTGGTCGGCGAAGCCCATCTCCCTGGCGATGCGGCCGAGCTGCTCGTCCGCGTACAGGTCGGCCTCGTCGAGGATGACGCCCAGTACCGCCTCGGGCAGCCCGATGTCGGACAACAACCCGAGGTCGCCCTCCTCGAAGGGGTCGGAATCCTCCAGGTCCTCGGGGTCGATGTCGGCATCCAGCTTGTCCAGCACCTCGGCGGCGATGTCGTAGTCCAGCGCGGCGGTGGCGTCCGACAACAGCAGGCGCGTCCCCGACGGCGCGGGGCGCACGATCACGAAGAACTCGTCATCCACGTCGAGCAGCCCGAACACGGCGCCGGCGCTGCGTAACTCCCGCAGCTCCGTCTCGGCGGCGTTGAGGCTCGTCAGCGATTTCCGGGCCATCGGGGCACACCGCCACTGGCCCTCCTCGCGGACGACCGCCACGCCGAAACCGTCCGGCGTATCGGCGGACAGGCCTTGGGCAGGGGCCCGTTGTGCTCCCATGGCCGCTTACGGTAGTCGCAGACCAGCCCCCGTGACCAGATGGAGCCGGACACGGCGGCATCTGGACGCAGCATCGCCGCCGGGTTGTGCCAACCTTGCTTTTGTGGCTCGCCCTGTTTCTCAACCACCGGTGTGCGTGCTCGGGCTGGGGCTGATCGGGGGCTCGATCATGCGGGCCGCCACGGCGGCCGGCCGGGAAGTGTTCGGCTACAACCGATCGGTGGAAGGCGCGCATGGGGCCTCCGCCGACGGTTTCGACGCCACCACCGACCTCACCGCGACATTGACGCGCGCCGCCGACACCGGCGCGCTGATCGTGCTCGCAGTGCCCATGCCGGCGATGGCCGGCATGCTCGCCCACGTCGGCGAACTGGCCCCGACCTGCCCGTTGACCGACGTGACAAGCGTCAAACGGGCGGTGCTCGACGAGGTCATCGCCGCCGGTCTGCAGCAGCGTTTCGTCGGGGGCCACCCGATGACCGGCACCGCCCATTCCGGTTGGGCCGCCGGTAACCCCCACCTGTTCACCAGGGCACCGTGGGTGGTCAGCGTGGACGACCACGTCGACCCGACGGTGTGGTCCATGGTGATGACGCTGGCGCTGGATTGCGGTGCGGTGGTGGTGCCGGCCAAGTCCGACGACCACGACGCCGCGGCGGCGGCCATCTCGCATCTGCCGCACCTGCTTGCCGAGGCGCTGGCCGTCATCGCGGCAGACGTCCCGCTGGCCTTCGCGCTGGCTGCCGGATCGTTCCGGGACGGGACGCGGGTGGCGGCCACCGCCCCGGACCTGGTGCGGGCGATGTGTGAGGGCAACTCCGACCAGCTGGTGCCGACGGCCGACCGGGTCATCGAGTTGCTGAGCCGGGCTCGCGAGTCGCTGGCCGGGCACAACTCGGTGGCCGAGCTCGTCGAGGCCGGGCACGCGGCACGCACGCGCTACGACAGCTTCCCGCGTTCCGACATCTTCCACGTCATCGTCGGCGCCGAGAACTGGCGCGAGGAGTTGGCCGCCGCCGGCCGGGCGGGTGGGGTGATCAGATCCGCTCTGCCAAGCCTGGATAGTCGACGATGAAACCCTCTTCGTCGACGCTTACCGTGGTGTCGGCGACCGGGGAGCGCAGCTTGATGCCAGCGGGGCCGCCCGAGCTGGTGTAGCTGACGACTTCTGGAGTGATGGACATCTCGGGCAGGTTGACGTACACCACCGGCAGCGTGACCGGGTCCGCCCGTTCATGGAGGCCGAGCCGCCGGATGGGTAGCGCGTTGAAGAACGGGCTGAACACCACGTCGCAGTCGAGGGCGCCCTGGTACGCCGCGCGGCGCTCGCCCTGATGGTCGGTGACCAGCCACATGTTCTCTTCGTCACGGGCGATCGACAGCACGCGTTCCCGCTCGGCCAGCGTGACCGTCATCCCGAGCCGCTTGGTGGCGCCGGTCTCGTCGGTCTGCAGGTCGTAATATGCCCCGAATGCCGGGTTGGTTGCGGTGGCGGCGGCCACGATGCGGCCGTTCGCCTTGATTCTCTTGCCGGACACCTGGATTCGTACCGATTCCATTCGCGATACGTCCTGTGCACGCCAGGTGAGCATCGCCTGCCACACGCGCCGAGTCGAATCAGAGGAATCTGCGTTCACTCATCTACCGTAAATCGTGGCCGCCACCCGTGATGTACCTGCCCGGTCCTCACGCCATCGGGCGGCCTTGCGCAGCCGGCCGGTGCCCGGGACCGACGCCCACACCGTCAACGCCAGCAGTCCGTCGAGCGCAAGCGCCAACGCGGCCACCATCAAGGCGCCGACCAGCGCGAGGTGAAACTCGCGCTCCTTGATTCCGTCGATCAGGTACCTGCCCAGGCCGCCGAGGCTGGCATAGGCCGCGACCGTCGCAGTGGCGACCACCTGCAGCGTCGCGCTGCGCAACCCGCCCAGGATCAACGGCAGCGCGTTGCGCGCCTCCACCCACAACACCTGGGCCTCCGTCATACCCATCGCGCGGGCGGCGTCGACCACGGTCGGCTCGACGCTGGCGATGCCGGCATACGTGCCGGCCAGCAGCGCCGGGACACCCAGCAGCATCAGGGCGACCAACGGCGGCCCCATGCCCAGCCCGAACACCAGCGTCCCGAGCAGCAGCACGCCCAGCGTCGGCAGCGCCCGCAACCCGTTGACCGCGCCCACCACCAGCAGGGTGCCGCGGCCGGTGTGCCCGATGATGAGCCCGGCCGGGACGGCGATCAGGGCCGAGGCGCCCACGGCGGCGGCCGTGTACTCGAGATGCTCCAAGACACGCGCCGCCAGCCCGACCGGGCCGGCCCAGTTGTCGAGGGTCAACAGGTAGGCGACGGCCCGCTGCACGAAGTTCATCGCGCGCCGCCCACGATCGGGGCCACCACCGACCGGCGGCGCGGCGTGCGCTCGGTGCGCTCCCACGGCGTGGCCAGCCGGCCGCCCACCACGATCAGTGCGTCGATGACGATCGCCAGGACGAACAGCGCGATGATGCCCGCGAGGATCTGGTCGCTCTTGTTGGTCTGGTAGCCCTCGGTGAACCAGGTGCCCAGGCCGCCGATGCCGATCACCGAACCCACCGAGACCATTGCGATGTTGGTGACCACCACCACCCGCAACCCTGCCACCAGAACCGGGATAGACAGCGGCAGTTCAACTTTCAGCATCCGGGCGGTCGGCGAGTAGCCGACCGCGGTGGCGGCGTCGCGCACCTGCGCCGGCACCGCGTCCAGCGCTTCGAGCACGGCTCGCACCAGCAGCGCCGCGGTGTAGGCGGTCAGTGCGACCACGACGTTGGCCTCGTCGAGGATGCGGGTCCCGATGATCGTCGGTAAGACCACGAACAGCGCCAGCGACGGGATGGTGAACACGACGCTCGCGGCCGCGGTCGTCAGCCGGCGCGCAACCGGTGCGCGCTGCACCGCCGCGCCCAGCGGGACCGCGACCGCCAGGCCGATCAGCACCGGCACCAACGACAGCCGCAGATGGATGACGACCAGCGCCCAGGCGTCGTCGAGGTGGGTGAGCAGGTAGTGCATGGCGATGTCCCGTCAGGTCCTTCGTCGGGCTTCGACCGCGGCCAGCACGTCGCCGGCCAGCACACCGCCGATGACCCGGCCGCCGTCGTCAACCGCGACGCCCACGCCCGAGGGCGACGACAGCGCCGCGTCGAGCGCGTGGCTCAGATTCCCGCGGGGCCGGAACAGCGAGCCGATGCCACTCATGCTGTCGGACAGCGACGCGCCGGCTCGATGCCGGCGCAGCCCTTCGCTGTCGATCCAGCCAAGCGGCGCGCCCGCACCGTCCACCACCACCGCCCAGCCGTCGGGCGGGGTGGCGGGCAGGTCGTCCGCCGGTATCCGCTCGACGTCGTGCAGCGGTAGGCCAGCGGCGTCGATGAGCTGTAACCACCGATAGCCGCGACCCAGGCCGATGAACCTGGCCACGAAGTCGTTCGCGGGCCGCGACAGCAGCCGCGCGGGTTCGTCGTACTGCTGCAACGAGCCGGCCCGAAAGACCGCGACCCGGTCGGCGAGTTTGAGCGCTTCATCGATGTCGTGCGTGACGAAGACGATCGTCTTCCGCAATTCGCTTTGCAGGCGCAGAATTTCGTTCTGCAGTTCGAGGCGGACCACGGGGTCGACGGCCGAGAACGGCTCGTCCATCAACAGGATGGGCGGGTCGGCGGCCAGTGCACGCGCC includes:
- a CDS encoding ABC transporter permease, giving the protein MHYLLTHLDDAWALVVIHLRLSLVPVLIGLAVAVPLGAAVQRAPVARRLTTAAASVVFTIPSLALFVVLPTIIGTRILDEANVVVALTAYTAALLVRAVLEALDAVPAQVRDAATAVGYSPTARMLKVELPLSIPVLVAGLRVVVVTNIAMVSVGSVIGIGGLGTWFTEGYQTNKSDQILAGIIALFVLAIVIDALIVVGGRLATPWERTERTPRRRSVVAPIVGGAR
- a CDS encoding putative glycolipid-binding domain-containing protein → MNADSSDSTRRVWQAMLTWRAQDVSRMESVRIQVSGKRIKANGRIVAAATATNPAFGAYYDLQTDETGATKRLGMTVTLAERERVLSIARDEENMWLVTDHQGERRAAYQGALDCDVVFSPFFNALPIRRLGLHERADPVTLPVVYVNLPEMSITPEVVSYTSSGGPAGIKLRSPVADTTVSVDEEGFIVDYPGLAERI
- a CDS encoding prephenate dehydrogenase — its product is MCVLGLGLIGGSIMRAATAAGREVFGYNRSVEGAHGASADGFDATTDLTATLTRAADTGALIVLAVPMPAMAGMLAHVGELAPTCPLTDVTSVKRAVLDEVIAAGLQQRFVGGHPMTGTAHSGWAAGNPHLFTRAPWVVSVDDHVDPTVWSMVMTLALDCGAVVVPAKSDDHDAAAAAISHLPHLLAEALAVIAADVPLAFALAAGSFRDGTRVAATAPDLVRAMCEGNSDQLVPTADRVIELLSRARESLAGHNSVAELVEAGHAARTRYDSFPRSDIFHVIVGAENWREELAAAGRAGGVIRSALPSLDSRR
- a CDS encoding tRNA adenosine deaminase-associated protein, whose product is MGAQRAPAQGLSADTPDGFGVAVVREEGQWRCAPMARKSLTSLNAAETELRELRSAGAVFGLLDVDDEFFVIVRPAPSGTRLLLSDATAALDYDIAAEVLDKLDADIDPEDLEDSDPFEEGDLGLLSDIGLPEAVLGVILDEADLYADEQLGRIAREMGFADQLSAVIDRIGR